The Candidatus Paceibacter sp. genomic sequence GGACATAAAATCGCCGGAGGGTATTTCTCCGGAAATTTCCACTTCTGAAGTCGGCAATAGTTTAATTTCAAGCATAAAAACAGAATAATGAATCAAGAATTCAGAATCAAGAATTTTCTTAATTCGTAATTTGTAATTCTGATTAAGCTAGCGGCCTAATCACCACACGGCGGTACGGCTCATCGCCGACGCTTTCCGTCTTAATGTCCGGATATTCGCCCAAAACGGCGTGGACTATCCGGCGGTCGTAAGACGACATCGGGTCCATCTCTATCTCTTTTTTGAAAAATCTTACTCTTTGAGCGTTCATTCTGGCCATATTTTTGACTTCTTCTATTTTCTTGATCTGATAGTTGTTTACATCAAGAAAGAAAGCCAGTTTCTCCAGATTTTCCTGTTTAAACCGGTTTTCGGCCATTTTTTTAACCAGATGATTTAAGGCGATGAGATGTTTGCCGTCTTCGCCTATTAAAATTCCCGATTCTTTGGTTTTTATGGAGAAGACGCAGTCTCCGTCGCCGTTAACATACTCCACACTGCCGGCGATGGTCATTTTGTCAAGAAATTCTTCCAGCAGCGATATTATTGTTTTGACTTGGTTCTCCATATATTTTTTCCGCCTTTCTGCGCACTATGGCTTCATGTACTATAGCAAAAACATTCATCGTCGTCCAATAAAGAGCCACGCCGGCGGAAAACTTTAGACCGATGAAAAATATGAACACCGGCATCACGTATCTCATCTGCACGTTCATGCTTTTCGCCAGGCTGTCTTTGAAAGAATCTCCGAGTTTTTCCTTTTTAAGCGGCGGCATGGCTAGCTTCATCTGGAAAAACTGCGACAAAGAGGCTAAAAAGGCTATTACATAGCTGTTGTTTTTGGTTACATCCACCAAACCAAGAAACATTGTGTTGATGTTTTCCGGAATGGACACAAAAGAATAGATGTGTTCCTGGTCAAAATTAACCCCGCCAAGAAAAACTTTGTACAAAGCGAAGATTATCGGGATCTGGATAAACAACGTCAGGATGCCGGAAAGGGGATTGATGCCGTGTTGGCGGTACAGTTCCATGGTTTTGCGCGCCTGCGCCTGGGGGTCGTTTTTGAAATTGGATTTTATCTCCTTAAGCTGCGGCTCAATCTTTTTCATCTTTATCTGGGTGGTGGTGGATTTGTGGGTGAACGGGAAAATGACAAAACGCACCAAGACGGTCAAAACAATTATAGCCAGGCCGATATCATGAAAGGGGAGATAATTAACCAGCGACACCAAACCGTTTAAAAGCGGCTCGTAAAAAACCGTGTTGTAAAAATTTGAAATCATTGCAATATTCTAGCTTTTTTCAGCGAATTAGTCATCTCCTCTTTTAATTCTCGGTATGTTCTATCTTTGGCGCTTACTTTAAAGAAGAAAATAATTCCCGCGCCTTTTTTAACCTCGCTTAAAACCTTTCTGATTATATTTCTAGCCCTTCTTTTAAGTTTATTTCTTTCTGTTGCTTTTTTGGAAACCTTGGAAGAAACAACGAAAGCGAAAAGGCTGCGCCCTCCGGCGATTGGCGCTGTTTTTAAATTAAACGAGTCGGAAGAAAAACTTCTGCCTGACTTTACAACCAGGCCGATGGTCTCTTTATCCATCCTGTTTTCTTTAGAGAGCATTTGATTTTCTTAAGTCTAAAACAATAACCTAGTCAGTCAATATTCACTAGTTATCCACAGGATATTAAGATGATATACACCTTTTTGATTTTTTGAAGTATTAATAAGGAAAAAACATTTAGTATAATACTAATCAATATGACTTTGGATTACGAAAAATTATGGAAAGATGTTTTATCTGAGGTTGAGTTGAATATATCCAAAGCTAATTTCTCCACTTGGTTTAAAGACACTTATATCGGAAAATACGACAACGGGGAAGTGGCGATCCATGTCCCCAACAGCTTCGCCCATGAATGGCTCTCCACTAAATTTAACAAATTAATAGCCGGGATCATCCGGAACATGGATTCCAGCATCAGGCACATAGACTACATTATTGTTTCCCAGCCGAAAAATCAGGCAAAACAAACCACAATTCAACAAAACAAGCCCTTAAAAACAATACTGAGCAATGAGGAACAACTTGGTTTTAATGAATTTTACACCGACTCCGAGTCAAACCTTAATCCTAAATACACTTTTGATTCTTTTATTGTGGCGCCTTTCAATGAGGTGGCGCACGCGGCGGCGCTAACCATCTCCAAAAACATAGGTAATGTTTACAACCCGCTTTTTGTTTACGGCGGCGTCGGTCTTGGTAAAACTCATCTTCTTCAGGCAATAGGCAATGAAATAAGAAAAAACAATCAAAACACAAAAGTTCACTACCTTACTTCGGAAAATTTCGCCAACGACTACGTCAGCTCTATCCAAAACAAAAACATCAACATTTTTAAGGAGAAATATAGAAAATACAGCCTTCTGATAATTGACGATATTCAGTTTTTTTCCGACAAACTAAAAATTCAGGAGGAATTTTTCCATGTTTTTAACTCACTTTACAATAGCGGCAACCAGATAGTTTTTTCTTCCGACCGCCCGCCGCAATATATTGTCGGTTTGGAAGACAGGTTGCGCTCGCGATTTGAAGGAGGAATGATGGTTGATATATCCCAACCGGAATACGAGGAAAGATTGGCTATTTTAAAGGCTAAAATAAACACCAAAGGCTTCCCGTTATCCGATGAAATAATAGAATTTACCGCCTCTAATATTAAAGAAAACATTCGCGAGCTTGAAGGCGCGCTTAATTCCATCATCGGCCAATCAAAAATCAGAGGCCGAATGCTTTCTTTAGAGGAAGTGGAGAAAATAATAAGTAAAAAAGCGAAGCCGGTGCGCGCTATAACCGCCGAACAATTGATAAAAACAATATCAATCTATTATAACATTGAGGAAAAAAACCTGACGGAAAAAACAAGAAGGAAGGAGATAGTCAAACCGCGGCAAATAACAATGTATTTATTAAGAAACGACTTAAGCACGTCTTATCCTCATATCGGCCGGAGACTAGGGCAAAAAGATCACACCACCGCCATCCACGCTTTTAAGAAAATAAGTGAAGATATTAAACGTGATAAAAAACTGGAGCAGGAGATAAATAACATAAGAGAGATGATGTTTAAAAACTGTGTATAAATATGTTGGTAAAATTGTGGAAATTTACTGGATAAATTGTTTGTAATTTAAAGATTAAAAACAAAGATAAATTAATCATTAAGTTATTATTAATTTATCAACAATTATTCACAGTTTTATCCACAGTGTTGATATCTTTTAACCTTTAATTTAAGCCATGAAACAAACTTATCTACATTTCCACAGGTATAATAATAGTAATAAATTTATTTAATTAAATAATTCTTATTAAGATAATTAGGATGAAATTCACTTGTTCTAAAAATGAATTAAAAGAAGCGGTCCAGATTTGCGAGAAAAACACGGGTAAAAATTTAAACCTGGTTGTTTTAAGCAACATCCTTCTTGATTGCGCCGACAAAATTTTAAAACTGACAGCCACTAATCTTGAAACCGCCGTAGAAGTGGAAATTCCAACAAAAACAGAAAAAGAAGGTAAAATAACTATCCCAGGCTCGGTTTTAAGCGGTTTTTTATCCAACAACTCCGTAAATGAAGAAATTACTTTGGAATCGCAAAATAACAACCTTATTATTTCCACATCTAATACATCTATAACCATCAAAGGACAGCCGGCCGATGATTTCCCCACATTACCAATAATCAAGTCGGAAGATGAGTCGGTGATTAATTGCGCTGATTTTGTTTCCGGTTTGAAGTCGGTCTGGTATTCCTGTTCCAACTCAATTATTAAACCGGAAATAGCCTCGGTTTTAATTCAATCCAATAAATCGGCGAGTTTAATATTCGCGGCCACCGACTCGTTCCGGTTGGCGGAAAAAAGATTTGATTATAATCTAAACAACTTTGGGAAGGTTTTACTGCCGTTTAAATCAGTCGCTGAAATACTAAGGATTTTTGACGGTGTCTTTGATAAATTAAAAATAAAAACAAATAAAAACCAAATAAACATAGAGTCGGATAATATTAAATTCATTTCACGTTTGATTGATGGTGTTTTTCCTGATTACCAACAGATTTTACCTAAAAAATTTACCGCCGACGTAGTGGTGAAAAATAATGATTTTACCAACGCTCTGAAATCAACCGCCATGTTTTCCGGAAAGTTGAATGAGTTAGTTTTCTCTTTAAATCCGGAGGAAAATTTTATTGTTTTAAAAACAGCCAATAATGAAATAGGCGACTGTGTGGTTAAAATACCGGCTAAAATTACCGGCGAAAAAATAAAAATAACTTTTAACCATAGATACATCCAGGACTGTCTTCAGGCTGTAAACAACAACGATATTTTACTGCGTTTTTGCGGCGAAATGAAGCCATTGCTGATCACTAGTTTAAACAACAACACTTTCCAATATTTAGTGATGCCAATGAGTATTTAGTTAAAAGTTTATAAAGTTCATAAATTTATTGAATTCTACTTTATAAACTTTCTACTTTATAAACTTTATAAACTTAACATGAACTCGATTTCAAATTATTTAAATAAATTTTTCCAAATTAAACCGCCGGAGGATTATTATAAAAGAAAAATTATTGATTTTTTAAATAAAAGCTTGGATATCAACCTTAAAGAAAACGAAATAAACGTTAATTTCGGGGTTGTGTGGATAAAGATACAAAACAATTTATTAAAAAATGAGATTTTTTTAAGAAAACAAGAGATTCTTAATGAGCTTTCCAAGAGAACCGAATTTGTTATCAAAGATATAAGATTTTAAATAAAACTGACCTACCAAGTTGGCAATCTAAACCTGATAGGTCAGTTTTATTAATTATATGGTTATTTTACCATAAAAGGCACCACTACCTCCGTTTTATTTCTTACCTGATCGTAGGCTATTATTTTCAACTCCGCTTTTTCTTGCGTGATATTATAATCCGCCGGTTTAAAAGAGAAGCCGAACGGGTTTATTTTTGACGTTCCGATATAACTTCCATTAAAAAAGAAATCAATCTGCCCTAACCCAAATTTACTCTTCTGGGTTATTTTGATGTTTATCACCTCTTCTTTGTTGTAGGTATTGTCTTTAATTGGGTAATCCATAGTTATTTTAGGCTGGTATTCCGGTTTGTGGATATCGTCTTTTTCTTTCGGTATGTCGTCCATTGTCTGGTCTTTGATATTGTTTTCCGTCGCCCATTTCCGGACCGGTATTTCCCAAAGTTGGAATTGGGGGTCTTGTTCCGGTTTTTCCGGTTTGGCGCCTTTGGGGTTATCTTTATTCAACCAATATAATATGGAATGGACTTCCGTCAGGGTTTTTTCTTCAATCAACTCCGGCGGGGTGTGTTCTGTGGCCAGTTTTTGGGATATTTTATCAATCAGGTATTTTTGCTCCCCGCGCCATTCGCCGTTTAGCGCCGGTTTTGATGTTTTTGTTTTGGTTGGTTTTTCAAAATTTTCTTTCGGGAGTGTTTTAAAAACTTCGTTTAAAAACTCGTTCCACATCGGCGCCACAATCAGTCCGGCCACCTTTTTTTCCATTGAAGAGTTGTCATTGTTTCCGAACCACGCTCCAACGGTGAGGTTGGGGGTGTAGCCGACGACCCAAGCGTCGCGGTAGTCGTTGGTGGTGCCAGTTTTGGCGGCCACCTGCCGGCCGGGGAAATAAAGAGGGGAGTTTTCTCCGAACGCCGGCGTCCGGGCTTTATTGTCGGAAAGGATGTCGGTTATTGTCAAAGCGACGTTTTTATCCAAAACCTGCCGCGACTGGTCTTTGAACTCCTCAACAACTTTTCCGTTCTTGTCTTCTATTTTTAAAATACCAATAGGTGGGTTTCTTACCCCGTTATTGGCGAAAACAGAATAGGCGCCGGTAAGCTCAAACAAACTTACCTCGCCGCCGCCCAGAACCAAAGTCAATCCGTACCGGTTCGGGTCGTTTAAGGAGCTGATACCCATGTCTTTTATGGTGTTGAGGGAATTTTGGATTCCGGCCAGGTATAAAGTTTTAACGGAGGGAATGTTTAGAGATTGGGCCAAAGCGCTTCTTAAGTTGATTGGGCCGCGGAATTTGTTGTCGTAGTTTTCCGGCATATAACACTCGTCTTTGCCGCCGCTGGAGCTTTGCGCGGTTATAACGGTGCCCGTGGCGTATTTATGCAGACAGGAAGGGTTAAATTCGGTCTGGAGGTCAAACAAGGTTGTTTCCGGGGTGTAGCCTTTTTTGAAAGCGGCGGCGTAGACAAATGGCTTTATGGCGGATCCGGGCTGGCGGTAAGCCAGAGACACGTTGAAGTTTCCCTGGTCTTCTTTATTGAAATAATCTTTGGAGCCGACCATCACTAAAATTTGGCCTGTTTTCGGGTCCAGGGCGACGATGCTAGTGTTGGAAGCGTTGAACTTCTCCTTGTTTTCTTTGGCGTATCTGGCCGCCAATTCTTCCGCTTTCTGCTGTAAAGCGTAATCAAGCGTGGTGGTGACTTTCAAACCGCCCTGCTCAATAACGTCCTGGCCGTATTTTTCTTCCAGATAAGCCCTGATAAAGACGGAAAAATGGGCGGCTTTGATTGAATTTTGGCCTTTGTTTACAAAAACAACTTTTTCTTCTTTCGCTATTTCCGCTTCTTCGGAAGTGATAAAACCAAGCGAGGTCATTTTACCTAAAACGAAATTTTTCCGGGTTTCCAGTTCTTCTTTATGGTTTCCGTAAGGGGAGTAGTAGGTCGGGGCTTTGGGTAAGCTGGCCAAGTAAGCGGCTTCTGCCAGGTTTATGTCGGCGGCGCTCTTGCCGAAAAATATTTTGCTGGCCGATTCTATGCCGTAACTGCTGCCGCCGTAAGGTATCTCGTTCAAGTAGCGTTCCAAAATTTGTTCTTTGGAAAGCACCTTTTCTATTTTCATTGTAAGAATTATTTCCTTAATTTTTCGGGAAAATGTCTTATCTTTGGTTAAAAGGGTGTTTTTAACCAATTGTTGTGTGATAGTGGAGCCGCCCTGTTTTAATTTTCCCGATTTTAGGTCAACCAATACCGACCGCATAATACCTAGAAAATCAACTCCTTTATGTTGGTAGAAAGAAGAGTCCTCAATGGCGATGGTGGCGTTTTTTACGTGGCGGGAAATGTTTTCAATTGGAATGACGGTGCGTTGGATATCTTCATGAATGTCCCAAAGGACGATTTTGCCCGTGCGGTCGTATATTTTGGTGGATTGGGCCACTTTAACCTCACCCAAAGATTCAATGTCCGGGATTTTTAGGGTAGCGACCCAGTAAACCACCGCTAGGGAGGATAAAACAGCCAGCATCATGGCCGCCGCCGCGAACCATAGTAAAATACGGATTATCCGCTTTTTAACGCCTTTTTTAAACTTTCTCATTGTTTTGATTATAGCCGATATGGTAGAAATAAAAACCATCCCGCTTTAAGCGGGATGGTTTTTAAAATCATATCTGGAGCGTTTTACCCCCACACATGTAAACGCAAAATCATCGGCTCACGCTTTACTATACCTAAACAGGTGCGGGGGTTTATTCTTCGTCAAACATGCTGCCGTAAATCTCGTCTTCTTCGTCGCTGTCGTCGCTCCAGTCTTCATCGTCGGCTCCATGGAAGGTTCCTCTCATGTCTTCCTCCTCATCTTCCGTGTCGCCGCTGTTGTTGATTTTCGCCGCGGCAAAAAGCGGCAAATCAATATTTAAATCCATTATTTTTTAAATATTTTTTAAAAACGACCAATAATTGATTATTTTTAGCAAGAATAAAAAAAATGTAAAGTAATTTGCGCCGGAGCTGTGGATAATTTTATTTATCTGCTTGAATTTGGCGAGGCGAAGCTGCCAAAGCTATAGCTATGGCATCCATTTCATCGTCATACTTGGCCGGTTTCTCCAGTTTTAAAATTGCCGCGATCATCTTCCGCACTTGTTCCTTTTCCGCCCTTCCGTAGCCGGTTAGAGCCATTTTTACTTCCAAAGGGGTTAGTTCCATGACACGCAGATTATTTTCCGCCGCCGCGCACAGCGCGACGCCGCGGGCTTCCGCCACTTTAATGGCCGTTTTTTGGTTTCCGGCGAAAAAGAGGCTTTCAATCGCCATAACTTTTGGCCTGAATTCGGAAATTGTTTTGTTTAAATTTTGGCGGATATGCAAAAGGCGTTTTTCGTGCGGGTCGCTTCTTTTGGTTACAATGCAACAGGAATAGACGAGCTTCTCTTTTGGGCCGCTTTTGTCCAAAACGGCGAAACCCATCCGTTCAAATCCGGGATCAATGCCGAGGATTAACATAAAGTTTATAAAGTTGAAAGTTTATAAAGTTGAAAGTTTTGATTTTAGATTTTAACTTTACGAACTTTATAAACTTTATGAACTTTTCACTGAATTTGTAAAAATTTCCTGCACATCTTCGCTTTCTTCCAGCGCTTCAATAAGTTTCTCCAGCGCCTCTTTGTCGGCGGAGGAGAGTTCCACGGTTATTTTGGCGGACGGTTTTTCTCCGCTTAACTCAAAAGCCCACAAAACCGAACCCTGCTCGGCGAACTTGCCGCCTTTTTCATTAAGGATATGTTTTATTTCCGCCACGGCGCGGTTTTTGCTGTCGGTGATAACGTCTATGATCATAGCCACGCCGCCCGGGCCGTAGGCTTCGTAACGGGCGCTTTCCAGCTGGGCTTCGCCGCTTTTGCCGGAATCTTTGGCGATGGCGCGTTCTATGTTTTCCTTGGGCATGTTTTCGGAGCGGGCTTTGTCTATGGCGGCGCGCAGCTCGAAGTTGGTGCCCGGGTCGTCGCCTTTGCGGGCGGCCAAAGCGATTATTTTGGCGTAGCGGGAAAAAACCTTGCTCCTCTTGGCGTCAACCACCGCCTTCTGCCTCTTTATTTGAGTCCATTTATTATGCCCGGCCATAAAGTAAGAATAAAGAATTAGGAACCAAGAATCAAGAGATTTTCTCTCCGTGGATTTTGTGTACACGGTTAACACAATTACGCCACAATGATGGCCTTTATTACTTCTTTCAGTTTTGGCAAATCGTCCTGGCAAGTATCCCAAACGATTTTCGTGTTTACGCCGAAGTATTCATGAATCAAGACATTGCGCATGTCCGACATGTCGCGAAAGGGAATTTCGGGGTGCTTCTTCTTAAAATCATCACTTAAATTATTGGCCGCCTCGCCGATAATTTCCAGTTCACGCACCACGGCATCAATAGTCTTTTTGTCTTTCAATAGAGATTCATAGTCAAGACCGCGCAAATACTCGTTAATACTTTCGATCGCTTCCAGAATGTGCTGAAGATAAACATTATCTCTATTTTCCTCCATAGACAAGTTCGGATTCCTTGATAACTTTCTCTTTAAAAAATTTACTAAGAGCCTCCGGCGTCAAAAGGTCAACTTTTTTCCCGACGAAATCGCTCAAACGTCTTTGCAAACGGACGAATTCAAAAAATCCAATTTTGGCAGTTGGCTTAAACTCAACAAGAATATCCACATCGCTGTCGTTTCTTGCCTTGTTGTTTAAAAAAGAGCCGAATAAAGACGCCTTTTCAATATCGTTTTTGGCGGGGTCGCTTGATATAGCTTCCGCTATTTTCTTTTTTATTTCTTCCTTTTGCATTATTTGAATGATAGCAAAACGGCACAGCCAAAACAAGCCAAATAAATTACAGCAGGTTTTTTTGAATCTGGGTCAGGCCGAGGTGTTTGTAGGCGTTTTCGGTGGCGACGCGGCCGCGGGGAGTGCGCTCCAGAAAGCCGAGCTGGAGAAGGTACGGTTCGTACACTTCCTCAATAGTGGCCTCGTCCTCGGAAGTGGCGGCGGCGATGGTTTGCAGGCCGACGGGGCCGCCTTTGAACTTTTCTATTAAAACGCTTAATATCCGGCGGTCGTTGTTATTGAGCCCTAATTCATCTATCTCCATCATGTCCAGAGCCTGTTTGGCCGAAACGGCGTCAATTTCGTTTTTGTTGTGTATCTGGGCGTAGTCGCGGCAGCGTTTTAGAAAATGATTGGCCAAGCGGGGTGTCTGGCGGCTTCTTTTGGCAATTTCTTCAGCGGCGTCCGGAGAAATGACAACGCCCAATATGCCGGCGGAGCGGGTGATTATTTTTTGCACCTCTCTGGGGGTATAAAATTCTAGCCGGAAGGTTCCGCCGGAAAAACGAGAACGGAGAGGGGAGGAGAGCAGGGCGATTCTGGTAGTGGCCGCCACCAGCGTAAACGGAGGCAGTTCTAGCTGGATGCTTCTGGCCGAAGGGCCTTTGCCTATAATGATGTCCAGCGAGCGGGATTCCATGGCCGGGTATAAAATTTCTTCCACTGTTTTGTTGAGCCGGTGGATTTCGTCTATAAAAAGAATGTCGCCCGCGGATAGGTTGGTAAGTATGGAAGCCAGGTCGCCCACGCGCTCAATGGCCGGCCCGGAAGTGATTTTTATCTGGGCGCCCAGTTCTTTGGCTATCAAATGGGCCAAGGTAGTTTTGCCCAGACCCGCCGGGCCGTAAAAAAGGAGGTGCTCAATGTTTTCCTGGCGTTCCGAAGCGGCCTTGATGAGTATGTGCAGGTTCTTTTTTATCAGCTCCTGGCCGATATATTCGGCCCATTTTTGGGGTCGCAACGTCTGATCCAGCGCTTTGTCCAAAAAAGCGCTGGCCTTGCCATTTTTTAAATTATCGGCGTTTTGGCTTGACATTTGCATTATTATCTGCTATGGTGGTGATGAAATTGAAAAAACACAGGCTTCTACGAAACTAATCCGCCTCGTAAAGCTCTAAGCAACGTTCCGCCTTCGGCGGAATACCAGAATACCTTTAAAGGACGTTTTGGTGCTCCGACTTGTCGGAGATTTCTGGAACCATCCTTAAAAGATATTCTAAACTTTTGGTACCCATATTAAAAGTGTTGCTTAGAGATTTACGGGGCGGATTTTTTGTTTTTAAACATCTACAACTCTCTGCAATTCATCCAGCGATGTCACTCCCTTTAAAACCTTCAGCACGCCGTCTTGCTTCATGTCCGGCAAGCCCTGCTTTCTTGATTCTTTAAGTATTTCCGTTTCGCCCGGGCTGGTCAGAATAAGCGGCTCCAGCTCCTCGTTTATCAAAATGGCTTCAAAAACGCCTATTCTTCCCTTATATCCTATGTTGTTGCAGGCCGGGCAGCCTTTGGCCCGCCAGAGAAAAACTTCGCCCGTTTCCGGTTTGGGATAATTTTCCGGCAGGGAAGCGATGGTTTTTCTGACAATTTCCGACTCTTCGGCATTGGCCGGAGTTTTTTCTTTGCACTTGTCGCACAGCTTTCTCACCAGTCTTTGAGCCATCGTCAAGTTGACGGCCGGCGCGATGGCCGACGGCGTTACTCCCAAGTCCACCAGGCGGGGGATCGTGCCGGCGGCATTGTTGGTGTGGAGCGTGGAGAGCACCAAGTGGCCGGTCAGCGCCGCGTTCATGGCCGTTCTGGCCGTGTCCAGGTCTCTTATTTCGCCCACCATTATAACATCTGGATCCTGCCGGAGGATGGAGCGGAGTCCGTTGGAGAAAGTGTAGCCGCTCGCTTCCTCCACCTGCGTTTGCACCACTCCTTCCACGTGGTATTCCACCGGATCCTCCAAAGTGATTATTTTCGTGCCCGGCGTGTAGATTTTTTTGAGGAAAGCGTAGAGGGTGGTGCTTTTGCCGGAGCCGGTCGGACCGGTGGTTAGAATCATTCCGTTGGGCTTTTTTAATTCCTTTTCCACTATACTCAACAACAGCGGCTCCATGCCCAAACCTTCCATGCGGATGTCTATTGATTCCGGATTGAGCACTCTCAACACTATAGATTCGCCGTAAGATTCTGGGATGACCGACGATCTTACTTCTATTTCTTTTTTGGCCAATCTGATGCTGAAGCGCCCGTCCTGCGCCTGATTGTGGATGTTGAGCTTCAGGCCGGAAACCAGCTTAATTCTGGAAAGGAGGAGGTTGTAAACTTTGTAATCAAAGGAAAGGATGTCGTGGAGCACGCCGTCCAGCCTCATCCGAAGCCTCACTTGGCCGTCCTGCGGTTCAATGTGGATGTCGGAAGCGTCGGCGGCGATGGCTCCCGCCAGAATTATTTCCAGAACTTCGGAAATTTTACGGTTTTTCTGGGTGGCGGCGGAGGCGACGAAGATATTTTTCAAATCTTCAAGAGTGGAGGTTTGCTTTAAAAATTCTTCCAGTTTCTCGGAGGAAATGTCTATGACGCCCCTTGCTATTTCTTCGTATTGCGGCACCTCGGCGTACCTCTTCCAGGCGTTTTTGAGGCTTTCTTCGGAAACCATGAACAGGTTTATTTTGTACCCCTTGTTTTCAAGGTCTTTGACGGTTCTTTTTGTTTTTTCCGGATTCGGGCTTTCTATGGCCGTCTGGAGCTTCTGGCCGACTTTCTGGAAAACGGCCATTTTCGCCTCGCGGGCTTCCGCCTCCGGCAGTATCTTTAAAGCGTCTATGTCTATGGTTATTCCGGAAAGGTCTAAGTATGGCAGGCCGTATCTTTGGGAAAGGATTTTAGCCAGGTCTTCGGCTTCCTTTTTTCTCATCTCCTCTATTTGCTCTTGTTTTTTGTCGTCCTCAAAGATTGGCATCCCGGTTAGTACAAATTATGATTGCCTATGTTTTTTAGTTCAACAAACCTCCAACAATTAAACAATCAATTTATTTTTAATACTGCGACTTTTGTCATGCCCGGCAAAACCATCATAATTTGTCCTACCGGGCATTGTTGTTATTACTATATATTCTATCCTTTTATGGGACCTCTTTCAACGCGTTTTTTATCTTCAGCTCCGCTTCGGAAAAATTTTTATACGGCCCGCACAGCAGATACGCTCCTTTGTCTTCGCAATTCAGCGCCAGCCGGATTTTTTCGGCCGCGCCGGAGCGCTCCCGCGGGGAACTGCTTCGGATAAGGCATTTTACGGAATCGTTTTTCTGCCAGAGCACCGCCGCCAAAGACACATTCGGGTAAAAGTCAAAAATCTGGCCGCCGATACCGGCGAAAACGGCTTCGCCGGCGCCGATAAGCCCCGTTTTTTGCAGGTCTTGCTCGGAAAGAAAAGTCCAAACCAAGCCGCGGCCGCCGTCGGAAGCTGTTCTGGCCAAAGCGCGGCCGAACAGTTTTGCTTCGTTGTCGCTTTTTTCCAAAAAAACTTTGCTTATTTTATCTTGCTCGGCGCCGGATTTGAGCAGCGCGGCCAAGATGCCGGCCGTTTTCTCGCCAAGCGACTTTTTTAAAAATCTGGTTTCCGTCAGCAAAGAAGCCAGAAGCAGGGAAGCGGAATTTTTATCAGCCCGGAGCGCCTGCCTGCCGGCAGGCAGGCTCCCTGA encodes the following:
- a CDS encoding YebC/PmpR family DNA-binding transcriptional regulator; the encoded protein is MAGHNKWTQIKRQKAVVDAKRSKVFSRYAKIIALAARKGDDPGTNFELRAAIDKARSENMPKENIERAIAKDSGKSGEAQLESARYEAYGPGGVAMIIDVITDSKNRAVAEIKHILNEKGGKFAEQGSVLWAFELSGEKPSAKITVELSSADKEALEKLIEALEESEDVQEIFTNSVKSS
- a CDS encoding DUF86 domain-containing protein; protein product: MEENRDNVYLQHILEAIESINEYLRGLDYESLLKDKKTIDAVVRELEIIGEAANNLSDDFKKKHPEIPFRDMSDMRNVLIHEYFGVNTKIVWDTCQDDLPKLKEVIKAIIVA
- a CDS encoding nucleotidyltransferase family protein yields the protein MQKEEIKKKIAEAISSDPAKNDIEKASLFGSFLNNKARNDSDVDILVEFKPTAKIGFFEFVRLQRRLSDFVGKKVDLLTPEALSKFFKEKVIKESELVYGGK
- the ruvB gene encoding Holliday junction branch migration DNA helicase RuvB, which produces MQMSSQNADNLKNGKASAFLDKALDQTLRPQKWAEYIGQELIKKNLHILIKAASERQENIEHLLFYGPAGLGKTTLAHLIAKELGAQIKITSGPAIERVGDLASILTNLSAGDILFIDEIHRLNKTVEEILYPAMESRSLDIIIGKGPSARSIQLELPPFTLVAATTRIALLSSPLRSRFSGGTFRLEFYTPREVQKIITRSAGILGVVISPDAAEEIAKRSRQTPRLANHFLKRCRDYAQIHNKNEIDAVSAKQALDMMEIDELGLNNNDRRILSVLIEKFKGGPVGLQTIAAATSEDEATIEEVYEPYLLQLGFLERTPRGRVATENAYKHLGLTQIQKNLL
- a CDS encoding type II/IV secretion system protein, producing the protein MPIFEDDKKQEQIEEMRKKEAEDLAKILSQRYGLPYLDLSGITIDIDALKILPEAEAREAKMAVFQKVGQKLQTAIESPNPEKTKRTVKDLENKGYKINLFMVSEESLKNAWKRYAEVPQYEEIARGVIDISSEKLEEFLKQTSTLEDLKNIFVASAATQKNRKISEVLEIILAGAIAADASDIHIEPQDGQVRLRMRLDGVLHDILSFDYKVYNLLLSRIKLVSGLKLNIHNQAQDGRFSIRLAKKEIEVRSSVIPESYGESIVLRVLNPESIDIRMEGLGMEPLLLSIVEKELKKPNGMILTTGPTGSGKSTTLYAFLKKIYTPGTKIITLEDPVEYHVEGVVQTQVEEASGYTFSNGLRSILRQDPDVIMVGEIRDLDTARTAMNAALTGHLVLSTLHTNNAAGTIPRLVDLGVTPSAIAPAVNLTMAQRLVRKLCDKCKEKTPANAEESEIVRKTIASLPENYPKPETGEVFLWRAKGCPACNNIGYKGRIGVFEAILINEELEPLILTSPGETEILKESRKQGLPDMKQDGVLKVLKGVTSLDELQRVVDV